In Stenotrophomonas sp. ASS1, the following proteins share a genomic window:
- a CDS encoding right-handed parallel beta-helix repeat-containing protein has product MKQRISAVLFAIGLAGAAQASACDLTLDSGGDLAAAVTAAPGKKICLRPGAYVTGPAPLEVPSGTTIEGLGASMADVVISAHGSPQKAIGLGSGTMLHNFTLSTGAGGNFGVLAYHQDRIIIWSLDIVGFQISTGVVGGKGVDIWDTFMRANGIAGNNVADPNLWITDSRDVTILYGQLTGRKDGPGGDGEMAIYNSSNVMIDGARVIDSGASAIYLVNCVDCTIKNSVIERPGEWGIDVVQGSQRFFAENNAVSGANYGGAVFETSGGTTATFRSNRFIQNRRLGVGNCNGINAKGGVAGVLSTGNISFPSGDLCAFP; this is encoded by the coding sequence ATGAAACAACGCATTTCCGCCGTACTCTTTGCCATAGGCCTGGCCGGTGCTGCACAGGCCTCGGCATGCGATCTCACTCTCGACAGTGGTGGTGACCTTGCTGCCGCAGTGACCGCCGCACCTGGCAAGAAAATCTGCCTGCGGCCTGGCGCCTACGTCACTGGGCCTGCACCACTGGAAGTTCCCTCCGGCACGACCATCGAGGGATTGGGTGCGAGCATGGCCGACGTCGTGATCTCCGCCCATGGCTCCCCACAGAAGGCAATCGGGCTCGGCAGCGGCACCATGCTGCACAACTTCACATTGTCCACCGGTGCAGGCGGAAACTTCGGTGTACTGGCCTATCATCAGGACCGCATCATCATCTGGAGCCTCGATATCGTCGGCTTCCAGATCAGCACTGGTGTCGTGGGCGGGAAAGGTGTGGATATATGGGACACCTTCATGCGTGCCAACGGCATAGCGGGCAACAATGTGGCAGACCCGAATCTGTGGATCACCGATTCCCGCGACGTCACCATCCTCTATGGGCAGCTGACCGGACGCAAGGATGGCCCGGGGGGCGATGGCGAGATGGCCATCTACAACTCGAGCAACGTCATGATTGATGGCGCCCGCGTCATCGACTCCGGCGCCAGCGCCATCTATCTGGTGAACTGCGTCGACTGCACCATCAAGAACTCGGTGATCGAACGCCCTGGTGAATGGGGTATTGACGTCGTACAGGGTTCACAGCGCTTTTTTGCAGAAAACAATGCTGTAAGCGGTGCGAACTATGGTGGAGCGGTGTTTGAGACATCGGGCGGTACCACGGCAACATTCCGCTCCAACCGGTTCATTCAGAATCGTCGCTTGGGTGTTGGAAACTGCAACGGCATCAATGCAAAGGGTGGTGTTGCAGGCGTTCTATCGACAGGTAACATCTCTTTCCCTTCAGGTGATCTCTGCGCCTTCCCGTGA
- a CDS encoding PAS domain S-box protein, which yields MAGQGNNGNGLLERRLQELAEERRRLAMIIDGTAAGTWEWNVQTGEMRVNARWAEIVGYRLEELEPVCQKTFLKLVHPDDIVLSDAALEDHFEGRSDNYVCLLRMRHKNGQWIWIHDRGRVFEWDGQGRPLWMAGAHADVTELQQARQDAAESRQRLQAVVDASDEVAVIATDTEGTITLFNTGAERLLGYSAEEVVGQRRLGDFHDPDELAAWLRPLAAADGSLPGAFEALSARADEQTYSRQWTLRRKDGQPRQVRLSISRMDGAGGARIGYVGMSIDITEILQARAEARLSAEKFAGAFTSAALGMALVSLEGRWLDVNDALCRILGYPREELLQVDFQRLTHPDDLQTDLALVQDLLAGRRSHYHLEKRYLDRDGKVIWARLSVSLVRTEHGEPLHFVSQIQDISAQRSSEQRLFESEQRSRITLDAVADLVLSVSLDGRIDYANAAAVRTLAGDGALSLAGHKVQDVLALTTEYAPGSVLDVSVLLDPESNAVDLHADLLLRLGTATIPVDLTRAWLRDDEGHVRGAVWVLRDDTQQRARQREARHLAEIDPLTELSNRRGFEVHLQQAITRVERTGQAASLMYIDLDRFKPVNDTWGHLAGDAVLWAVASVLRHGVRDSDVVARLGGDEFAVILSGCTPRRAARIGGELLHTLASLSIPWDRDRLHVGASIGIAPLAGGMSVDQAVAAADAQCYRAKAMGRNNVQVQGEASELPGDDSEAAEG from the coding sequence ATGGCGGGCCAGGGAAACAACGGCAACGGGCTGCTCGAGCGGCGCCTGCAGGAACTGGCAGAGGAGCGCCGGCGCCTGGCCATGATCATCGACGGCACCGCTGCCGGTACCTGGGAATGGAACGTGCAGACCGGCGAAATGCGGGTCAATGCGCGCTGGGCGGAGATTGTCGGCTATCGCCTGGAAGAGCTGGAGCCGGTGTGCCAGAAGACGTTCCTGAAGCTGGTCCACCCCGACGACATCGTCCTGTCCGACGCGGCGCTCGAGGACCATTTCGAAGGCCGCAGCGACAACTACGTCTGCCTGTTGCGCATGCGCCACAAGAATGGCCAGTGGATATGGATCCACGACCGTGGCCGCGTGTTCGAATGGGACGGGCAGGGACGACCGCTGTGGATGGCCGGTGCGCACGCCGACGTGACCGAGCTGCAGCAGGCGCGGCAGGATGCGGCCGAGAGCCGGCAGCGATTGCAGGCCGTGGTCGACGCGTCCGATGAGGTGGCGGTGATCGCGACCGATACCGAAGGCACCATCACCCTGTTCAATACCGGCGCGGAACGCCTGCTGGGTTACAGCGCGGAAGAAGTGGTCGGCCAGCGGCGACTGGGTGATTTCCACGATCCGGACGAGCTGGCGGCCTGGCTGCGGCCGCTGGCGGCTGCGGATGGAAGCCTACCGGGCGCGTTTGAAGCACTCAGCGCCCGCGCCGATGAGCAGACCTATTCACGGCAGTGGACACTGCGGCGCAAGGATGGCCAGCCACGCCAGGTGCGCTTGTCGATCAGCCGCATGGATGGTGCCGGCGGCGCGCGGATCGGCTATGTCGGCATGTCCATCGACATCACCGAGATCCTGCAGGCGCGCGCCGAAGCACGCCTGTCGGCAGAGAAATTCGCCGGTGCGTTCACGTCGGCGGCGCTGGGCATGGCGCTGGTGTCGCTGGAAGGACGCTGGCTGGACGTCAATGACGCACTGTGCCGGATCCTGGGCTACCCCCGCGAAGAACTGCTGCAGGTTGATTTCCAGCGCCTGACCCACCCCGATGACCTGCAGACCGACCTGGCCCTGGTGCAGGATCTGCTGGCCGGGCGGCGCAGCCACTACCACCTGGAAAAGCGCTATCTCGATCGCGACGGCAAGGTGATCTGGGCGCGGCTGTCGGTGTCGCTGGTGCGCACCGAGCACGGTGAACCGCTGCATTTCGTGTCGCAGATCCAGGACATCAGCGCCCAGCGCAGCAGCGAGCAGCGCCTGTTCGAGAGCGAGCAGCGCAGCCGTATCACGCTTGATGCGGTTGCCGACCTGGTGCTCAGTGTCAGCCTGGATGGCCGTATCGACTACGCCAATGCCGCCGCAGTACGCACCCTGGCGGGTGATGGCGCGCTGTCGCTGGCCGGGCACAAGGTGCAGGACGTGCTGGCACTCACCACCGAATATGCGCCCGGCTCGGTACTGGATGTGTCGGTCCTGCTGGACCCGGAAAGCAATGCGGTGGACCTGCACGCCGATCTTCTGCTGCGCCTGGGCACGGCCACGATCCCGGTCGACCTGACCCGTGCCTGGCTGCGCGATGATGAAGGTCATGTACGCGGTGCAGTGTGGGTACTGCGTGATGACACCCAGCAGCGCGCGCGCCAGCGCGAAGCGCGCCATCTGGCCGAGATCGATCCGCTCACCGAGCTGAGCAACCGTCGCGGTTTCGAGGTGCATCTGCAGCAGGCGATCACCCGCGTCGAGCGAACTGGCCAGGCCGCGTCGTTGATGTACATCGACCTGGACCGCTTCAAGCCGGTCAACGACACCTGGGGCCATCTGGCCGGCGATGCCGTGCTGTGGGCGGTGGCCAGCGTGCTGCGCCACGGTGTGCGTGATTCGGACGTAGTGGCGCGTCTGGGCGGCGACGAATTCGCAGTGATCCTGTCCGGCTGCACGCCGCGTCGTGCCGCGCGCATCGGCGGTGAACTGCTGCACACCCTGGCGTCGCTGTCGATTCCGTGGGACCGGGACCGCCTGCATGTGGGTGCCAGCATCGGTATCGCGCCATTGGCGGGTGGGATGAGCGTGGACCAGGCCGTGGCAGCGGCTGATGCCCAGTGCTACCGGGCCAAGGCAATGGGTCGCAACAACGTACAGGTGCAGGGCGAGGCCAGTGAGCTGCCCGGCGATGATTCCGAAGCCGCCGAAGGCTGA